The following proteins are co-located in the Paralichthys olivaceus isolate ysfri-2021 chromosome 10, ASM2471397v2, whole genome shotgun sequence genome:
- the ecrg4a gene encoding augurin-A encodes MAPQQLYLRLTGLAVVVMLLALRDVTGESSLHKVLRKRDVAGAGTTLSKASVAVTPSKAQEFLAKLSRTKRNIWERSRPDVQQWIMQFMYMGYDEQRLEVDLSYWMDHARSSDQGRQHHYDENAPISPRDHSSYRHGANVNYDYY; translated from the exons ATGGCACCCCAGCAGCTCTATCTGAGGTTAACAGGGCTGGCTGTGGTGGTGATGCTGTTGGCACTGAGAG ATGTAACCGGGGAGAGCAGCTTGCACAAGGTCTTAAGAAAAAGAGACG TGGCAGGAGCTGGTACTACTTTGTCAAAGGCCTCGGTTGCTGTCACCCCCTCCAAGGCTCAGGAGTTCCTGGCCAAGCTGAGCAGAACCAAGAGGAACATCTGGGAACGCAGCAGACCCGACGTGCAGCAGTGGATCATGCAGTTTATGTACATGGGTTATGATGAGCAG AGGCTGGAGGTTGACCTGTCGTACTGGATGGACCATGCACGCTCCAGCGACCAAGGGCGTCAGCATCACTATGACGAAAACGCCCCCATCAGCCCCCGTGACCACAGTTCTTACAGACACGGAGCTAACGTCAACTACGACTACTATTAA